A DNA window from Legionella sp. MW5194 contains the following coding sequences:
- a CDS encoding Fic family protein, producing the protein MPGLIDAALEDFPRSEIWRIQTDGWQAVKGPLNFRPQFYKGMHAAFQYLSRHDREKITPGLLEDIYHSFYSHEDAYKSDDIVREGYNTYMGEFEIFLPEPGLESQAGVSEEGLSELIEALKTSAHTKGSRKQPFMEIKIDRYNQYPIYLNALSDNFEEDFRSYLMKASVAKTAYTGNKPKPSDKDLVKVFIVSSAAEREEIIELVQSDIDNYYHELEEAQKIPGKTERMQAEINAINHFIRKLHQSHYFPDGNGRTFVFLLANMLLLQNGYGMKIVEYPAHFAGFSTDELAQETLSGLTDFQAYKVTRAKNYLALLSTQQINDPKNDIKEELLKTLSAQPLIAMTQINELFLQIKEQRLHVPKGYNPSLNNFLSLFGGDSKGKKANMLILALLKDIYLEQLNRLIEQAPEQPPSKQIGFEAKEGAAKTLMDMLDKQEIVSDCDKTTIRRGVEAYQDAVTGNSKEEILISTA; encoded by the coding sequence ATGCCTGGTTTAATTGATGCAGCTCTGGAGGATTTCCCCCGAAGTGAGATCTGGCGTATTCAAACTGATGGATGGCAAGCGGTTAAAGGCCCCCTTAATTTCCGCCCGCAATTTTACAAAGGCATGCACGCCGCCTTTCAATACTTAAGCCGACATGATCGCGAAAAGATTACCCCAGGTTTGCTGGAAGACATTTATCATAGTTTTTACAGCCATGAGGATGCTTATAAATCGGATGATATCGTGAGGGAAGGTTATAATACCTATATGGGCGAGTTTGAAATTTTCCTTCCGGAACCCGGATTGGAGAGCCAAGCCGGCGTGAGTGAGGAAGGGCTCAGTGAACTCATCGAAGCATTAAAAACCTCTGCACACACTAAAGGGTCACGCAAACAACCCTTTATGGAAATAAAAATCGACCGCTACAATCAATACCCCATTTATTTGAATGCATTAAGCGACAACTTTGAGGAAGATTTTCGCAGCTATCTTATGAAAGCTTCAGTGGCTAAAACGGCCTACACCGGTAACAAACCGAAACCCAGCGACAAGGATCTGGTTAAAGTATTCATCGTTTCAAGCGCTGCTGAACGGGAAGAGATTATTGAGCTTGTTCAGTCAGACATCGATAACTATTATCATGAATTGGAAGAGGCTCAAAAAATTCCTGGCAAAACCGAACGCATGCAGGCTGAAATCAATGCCATTAACCACTTTATCCGTAAACTTCATCAATCGCATTATTTTCCTGATGGTAATGGCAGAACATTTGTTTTTTTACTGGCTAACATGCTCCTGCTGCAAAATGGCTATGGAATGAAGATAGTTGAATACCCTGCCCATTTCGCCGGGTTTTCCACCGACGAGTTAGCCCAGGAAACCCTTTCAGGCCTCACTGATTTTCAGGCTTATAAAGTAACACGGGCCAAAAATTACCTGGCTTTATTGTCCACCCAACAAATCAATGATCCAAAGAACGACATAAAAGAGGAGCTACTCAAAACACTGAGTGCCCAACCATTAATCGCCATGACCCAAATCAATGAACTGTTTTTACAGATTAAAGAGCAGAGGCTTCACGTTCCTAAAGGATACAATCCGTCACTCAATAATTTTCTGAGTTTATTTGGCGGAGACTCTAAAGGTAAAAAGGCCAACATGTTAATTCTTGCGTTATTGAAGGATATTTATCTGGAGCAGTTAAATCGCCTCATTGAGCAGGCCCCTGAACAGCCCCCCTCAAAACAAATCGGATTTGAAGCCAAAGAGGGTGCAGCTAAAACCCTGATGGATATGCTGGATAAACAGGAAATCGTGAGCGATTGTGACAAAACAACCATTCGTCGTGGAGTAGAAGCCTATCAGGATGCGGTCACAGGCAACAGTAAGGAAGAGATATTGATCAGCACTGCCTGA
- a CDS encoding YceI family protein: MNIKAFVHFFWMMGLFILPALGLASVPQWIIVPGESQLSFTATQNDAPVSGQFKTFFGQIFVDPLDLASSRIDIVVDMNSVHASYAELKETLITPDWFNVQLFPQAEFKAQGIQQSLDGTYQTTGTLKIRDKTVPVTLTFKAEQLSADKGVVEGSTVIKRSLFGVGQGEWSSTEEVKDEVTVRFKVVAIRQQGN; encoded by the coding sequence ATGAATATCAAAGCGTTCGTTCATTTTTTTTGGATGATGGGTTTGTTTATCCTGCCCGCCTTGGGGCTTGCGTCTGTGCCACAATGGATCATTGTCCCTGGCGAAAGCCAGCTGTCCTTTACAGCAACCCAGAATGATGCCCCGGTTTCTGGTCAATTTAAAACCTTTTTCGGTCAAATTTTTGTCGATCCCCTTGATTTGGCCAGTAGCCGCATTGACATTGTTGTCGATATGAACTCCGTCCATGCATCCTACGCTGAATTGAAAGAAACCCTGATTACCCCTGACTGGTTTAATGTTCAATTATTTCCTCAGGCAGAATTTAAAGCCCAAGGCATTCAACAATCATTAGACGGTACTTATCAGACCACTGGCACCCTTAAAATCCGCGACAAAACAGTGCCCGTCACCCTGACATTTAAAGCCGAACAACTGTCCGCGGACAAAGGGGTTGTTGAGGGCAGCACGGTCATTAAACGCAGTCTGTTTGGTGTCGGTCAGGGCGAGTGGAGCAGCACCGAGGAAGTCAAGGATGAGGTCACCGTGCGGTTTAAGGTGGTGGCAATCAGGCAGCAAGGCAATTGA
- a CDS encoding cytochrome b — protein MRIKNDDSHFGLAAIGLHWLMAVLIIGLLILGFFMVSLPVSLQKLKLYGWHKEYGFLALFLVAVRLLWRLSNATPRLNLPRWEVLSARSVHWLFYALMLLMPLTGWLITSAAGLPASFFGWFILPNLTGPDEQLRQVFEQAHEWLAYALIGLIGLHTAAALKHFFINKDDVLQRMISP, from the coding sequence ATGCGCATCAAAAATGACGACAGCCATTTTGGTCTGGCCGCGATTGGTCTGCACTGGCTTATGGCGGTGCTGATTATTGGGCTCCTCATCCTTGGGTTTTTCATGGTGTCGCTGCCGGTGAGCCTGCAGAAGCTGAAATTATACGGCTGGCACAAGGAATATGGTTTTCTTGCTTTATTTCTTGTTGCTGTCCGGCTTCTGTGGCGATTGAGCAATGCGACGCCGCGTTTAAATTTACCGCGTTGGGAAGTGCTCAGTGCACGGAGTGTGCATTGGCTGTTTTATGCCTTGATGCTGCTTATGCCACTGACAGGATGGCTGATTACGTCGGCTGCGGGGCTTCCGGCCTCCTTTTTTGGCTGGTTTATCCTGCCGAATCTGACCGGCCCTGACGAGCAGCTGCGGCAGGTGTTTGAGCAAGCCCATGAATGGCTGGCTTATGCACTGATTGGCCTGATTGGTCTGCATACGGCGGCGGCACTGAAACATTTTTTCATTAACAAAGACGATGTTTTACAACGGATGATTTCACCATGA
- a CDS encoding YceI family protein: MIRAIRYLSIVFFSALSLPLFAAPEKLVIDDQHSYVLWRIQHLGFSTQSGKWYVKGSLLLDKDNPQNSKVEATIDVANFVTGIPELDKHLGDKLFFDVKQYPTAQFVSDKVELTGKNTAKVTGTLTVRGVSKPVTLDVTLNKVGKNPVSERMTVGFTATTTLKRSDFGLKAFLPDLGDEVSIEIGAEAYQPSA, from the coding sequence ATGATTCGCGCCATTCGCTACCTTTCCATTGTTTTTTTCAGTGCATTGAGTTTGCCGCTGTTTGCAGCGCCAGAGAAACTGGTGATTGACGATCAGCACAGTTATGTGTTGTGGCGTATTCAACACCTTGGTTTTTCAACGCAATCCGGTAAGTGGTATGTAAAAGGGAGCCTTCTGCTGGATAAGGACAACCCACAAAACAGCAAAGTGGAAGCGACCATTGATGTCGCCAACTTTGTTACCGGCATTCCCGAGTTGGACAAACACCTGGGTGACAAACTCTTTTTTGATGTCAAACAATACCCCACCGCCCAATTTGTCAGTGACAAGGTTGAACTGACGGGTAAAAATACGGCGAAAGTGACGGGAACGCTCACGGTACGCGGGGTATCCAAACCGGTGACGCTGGATGTGACCCTGAATAAAGTGGGCAAAAACCCAGTAAGCGAGCGCATGACGGTTGGTTTTACCGCAACAACCACCCTTAAACGCTCTGATTTTGGCCTTAAAGCCTTCCTGCCTGATTTGGGCGATGAGGTCAGCATTGAAATCGGTGCGGAAGCCTATCAACCCTCGGCTTAA
- a CDS encoding DUF2282 domain-containing protein translates to MNKEKIIRSAIGAFIAATVNQSVMAESAPPPSEKCYGIVKAGMNDCATAKASCAGSATEDRQADAFILLPSGVCERIVGGQLTPPTQSSSAQ, encoded by the coding sequence ATGAACAAAGAAAAAATAATTCGCTCAGCCATCGGAGCTTTCATAGCCGCCACCGTCAATCAATCGGTCATGGCCGAATCGGCGCCACCGCCCAGTGAAAAATGTTACGGGATTGTCAAGGCCGGCATGAATGATTGTGCCACGGCCAAAGCCTCCTGCGCCGGTTCAGCCACAGAAGATCGACAGGCCGATGCCTTTATTTTGCTGCCGTCCGGTGTCTGTGAGCGTATAGTCGGCGGCCAACTGACACCGCCAACGCAATCCTCTTCCGCCCAATAA
- a CDS encoding DUF2063 domain-containing protein gives MTSLSAIQRQVQAYLLAQESDFTCPALQDVIVSTPTVSANTRARIYKEAYQLRLLDALSNNFPCLKRYLGEDAFARVGSEYSAKYPSSNRSIRWFGHQFAAFLGAHLHDDYGMVAELAEFEWAMALAFDAEDATAVPLDEMALIPPEHWEKLRFKTHPSLQTLALSWNVPALWEALNREEAPPAASKNDRQYWLLWRQAYNNRFYRMMPDEAWAMSALQQGQAFGEICLGLCQWHNEDEVGLRAANLLQKWVQSQAIVNFSFKD, from the coding sequence ATGACTAGTCTTTCGGCGATTCAACGGCAAGTGCAGGCCTACCTGTTAGCGCAGGAAAGCGATTTTACCTGCCCTGCTTTACAGGACGTTATTGTTTCCACCCCAACCGTGTCAGCCAATACGAGGGCGCGCATTTACAAAGAGGCTTATCAACTGCGTTTGTTGGATGCGCTATCGAATAATTTCCCCTGCCTGAAACGGTATCTCGGTGAAGACGCATTCGCGCGTGTCGGTTCAGAGTATTCAGCAAAATACCCTTCGTCGAATCGCTCCATTCGCTGGTTTGGCCACCAGTTTGCCGCTTTTTTAGGGGCTCATTTGCATGACGATTACGGGATGGTTGCTGAACTGGCCGAATTTGAATGGGCCATGGCGCTGGCGTTTGACGCCGAAGACGCCACGGCAGTGCCCCTGGATGAGATGGCTCTAATCCCGCCTGAACACTGGGAAAAACTCCGCTTTAAAACGCACCCGTCCCTGCAAACCCTGGCCTTGTCATGGAATGTCCCCGCCCTTTGGGAAGCCCTTAATCGGGAAGAGGCTCCGCCTGCCGCCAGCAAAAATGACAGACAATACTGGCTGCTTTGGCGGCAGGCCTACAATAATCGCTTTTACCGGATGATGCCTGATGAAGCCTGGGCGATGAGTGCATTACAACAGGGGCAGGCCTTTGGCGAGATCTGCCTGGGTTTGTGTCAATGGCATAACGAGGACGAGGTGGGGCTACGTGCTGCAAACCTGTTGCAGAAATGGGTACAGTCCCAAGCAATCGTAAATTTTTCATTCAAGGACTAA
- a CDS encoding DUF692 domain-containing protein — protein sequence MTSSDDRFPFLGFGLGLRTEHYLDILQHKPRIDWFEIITENYLVPGGKPHYFLDEIRQHYPLVMHGVSLSIASMDELDWDYLKQVKRLAERIEPAWISDHLCWTGVDHLNMHDLLPVPYTQEAIDHLVRRIKQVQDYLGRQLLIENVSSYLTYTASEMPEWDFITEISEQADCYLLLDVNNVYVSSVNHQFNPLTYLNALPHERVKQIHLAGHSHQGHYIVDTHDAPVSAEVWALYAQVIERFGQVSTLIERDDRIPPLNELLNELNKARAITARCLAGEPVS from the coding sequence ATGACTTCCTCTGACGATCGTTTTCCTTTCCTTGGCTTTGGCCTGGGCCTTCGGACCGAACATTACCTGGATATTTTACAACACAAACCCAGGATCGACTGGTTTGAAATCATTACTGAAAATTACCTGGTTCCTGGTGGCAAACCCCATTATTTTCTTGACGAAATTAGACAGCACTATCCGCTGGTCATGCACGGCGTCTCCCTTTCCATCGCCAGCATGGATGAGTTGGATTGGGACTACTTAAAGCAGGTAAAACGACTCGCTGAACGCATCGAGCCGGCCTGGATTTCCGATCATTTGTGCTGGACTGGCGTTGACCACCTGAACATGCATGATTTGCTGCCCGTTCCCTACACGCAGGAAGCGATCGATCATCTTGTTCGCCGTATCAAACAGGTTCAGGATTACCTGGGAAGGCAGTTGTTAATTGAAAATGTCTCAAGTTACCTCACCTATACTGCATCCGAAATGCCGGAATGGGATTTTATTACCGAGATAAGCGAGCAGGCTGACTGTTACCTGTTGCTTGACGTCAACAATGTGTATGTCAGTTCGGTCAATCATCAGTTTAATCCCCTCACCTACCTGAATGCTCTCCCGCATGAGCGGGTAAAGCAAATCCACCTCGCAGGCCACTCGCACCAGGGCCATTACATTGTCGACACACATGACGCACCAGTAAGTGCCGAGGTATGGGCCCTGTATGCTCAGGTGATTGAGCGTTTTGGACAAGTTTCTACCCTGATTGAACGGGATGATCGTATCCCGCCGCTCAATGAATTGCTAAACGAATTGAACAAGGCCAGGGCCATTACCGCCCGCTGCCTGGCGGGAGAGCCGGTATCATGA
- a CDS encoding multidrug effflux MFS transporter: MHLTKTPFLYLASLSAFSLLVFDLYQPALPAITAYFNTSHALGQLTLSLFFFVFGLSQLFWGPLVDHYGRRGVLRFSFYLFLLATIACMLAPNIEILILGRGLQGFAVCCANIVAFSCTRDEEDNTARARLLSHISMIVSVSPIFAPLLGSFIFVHFGWRADFLFMLMVAIILLLLVSPLVRESTYWSQKSHLLTFKTSLLSYRKLVGHRQLWITTAIITAAFSCVMIAVVNVAYLVIDNLGLSPFWFSILFASNGFILIGGNFLGIYLRRSQSLTTSIRQGSWIMVSGSLLCLILFYQQGLTLWSLMPLLFINVGVTLTNPPAFSLAIANYTHETSTAIALLNTVRNSISAVLGGVVGALLVNEPLVFPYSFFFCSLLCLAASYFCKEAEAK; this comes from the coding sequence ATGCACTTGACTAAAACCCCTTTTCTTTATCTGGCTTCTCTGTCTGCCTTTTCTCTACTTGTCTTTGATCTGTATCAGCCTGCCCTGCCGGCTATCACCGCCTATTTTAATACAAGTCATGCACTCGGTCAGTTAACTTTAAGCTTATTTTTCTTTGTTTTTGGCTTATCGCAGCTTTTTTGGGGGCCGCTGGTGGATCACTACGGCCGACGGGGGGTATTGCGCTTCAGTTTTTACCTGTTCCTGCTGGCGACCATCGCCTGCATGCTGGCGCCCAACATTGAAATTCTTATCCTTGGGCGTGGCCTGCAGGGATTTGCGGTGTGTTGTGCCAATATTGTTGCCTTTTCTTGTACCCGCGATGAGGAAGACAACACCGCCAGAGCGCGTCTGTTGTCACATATTTCCATGATTGTGTCCGTCTCCCCGATCTTTGCGCCGCTGCTCGGCTCCTTTATTTTTGTTCATTTTGGCTGGCGGGCTGATTTTCTTTTTATGCTGATGGTGGCGATCATTTTGCTGCTCCTGGTTTCTCCCCTGGTGCGTGAATCGACCTACTGGTCGCAAAAATCCCATCTTTTAACATTTAAAACCTCATTGCTGTCTTACCGCAAACTGGTGGGACATCGGCAGCTTTGGATTACCACCGCCATTATTACCGCGGCGTTTTCCTGCGTGATGATTGCCGTTGTCAATGTGGCCTACCTGGTGATCGATAATCTGGGTCTGTCTCCCTTCTGGTTTTCCATTCTTTTCGCCAGCAATGGTTTTATCCTCATTGGCGGGAATTTTTTAGGCATTTATCTGCGGAGAAGTCAGAGTTTAACCACCAGCATACGTCAGGGTAGCTGGATTATGGTTTCAGGATCCCTGCTTTGCCTGATTTTGTTTTATCAACAGGGCTTAACGCTTTGGAGCCTTATGCCGCTTTTATTTATTAACGTGGGTGTGACATTGACCAATCCCCCCGCTTTTTCCTTAGCCATAGCCAATTACACGCACGAGACCAGTACAGCCATTGCCTTACTCAATACGGTTAGAAATTCGATCTCGGCAGTCCTGGGCGGCGTGGTTGGCGCGTTGCTGGTTAATGAGCCGCTTGTTTTCCCTTACAGCTTCTTTTTTTGTTCGCTGCTCTGTTTGGCAGCCAGTTATTTTTGCAAGGAAGCGGAGGCTAAATGA
- a CDS encoding anhydro-N-acetylmuramic acid kinase, which produces MNLFIGLMSGTSMDGIDAALVDLSTQALIEGLTIPYSSLARDAIQDVLEGRHTLASYSQLNTLLGREFAKAVHQLLKQTAIPHSRIKAIGSHGQTLCHNTQANIPYTVQLGCGHTIAELTGITVVADFRTRDLVLGGQGAPFAPIYHQALFSHLPLPLAVVNVGGLANLTWLNNHEVSGFDTGPGNCLMDAWIRRHQHQPFDRQGVWAASGTVIDELLNGLLADPYFAQPAPKSLGKEYFNDAWLQTRLKPHYLPQDVQATLLAFTAMTVAASIRAQAITPNQVLICGGGAHNDQLLRVLQQQLPEITIQSTANIGINPDFIEAQLFAWLAEKALSGTPLDLSQVTGAKGRAVLGAIYAAGIDKRISVEV; this is translated from the coding sequence ATGAATTTATTTATTGGACTCATGTCCGGAACCAGCATGGATGGTATCGATGCCGCCCTGGTAGATTTGTCCACTCAGGCCCTGATTGAGGGCCTGACCATTCCTTACAGTTCATTGGCGCGTGATGCCATTCAGGACGTGCTGGAAGGTCGCCACACGCTGGCTTCCTACAGCCAGTTAAATACCCTGTTGGGACGGGAGTTTGCAAAGGCCGTCCACCAATTACTAAAACAAACCGCTATTCCACACAGTCGAATCAAAGCCATTGGCAGCCATGGTCAGACACTGTGCCACAATACCCAGGCGAACATTCCCTATACGGTGCAACTCGGGTGTGGTCATACCATCGCTGAATTGACAGGCATTACGGTGGTGGCTGATTTTAGAACGCGGGATTTGGTGTTAGGCGGGCAAGGTGCGCCGTTTGCACCGATTTATCACCAGGCCTTGTTTAGTCATTTGCCGCTGCCTCTGGCGGTAGTCAATGTTGGCGGTCTGGCCAATCTGACCTGGTTAAACAACCACGAAGTCAGCGGTTTTGATACGGGACCTGGCAATTGCCTGATGGACGCCTGGATAAGGAGGCATCAGCATCAGCCCTTTGACCGACAGGGGGTATGGGCGGCCAGTGGCACGGTTATTGATGAATTATTGAACGGCTTGCTTGCCGATCCTTATTTTGCTCAACCAGCGCCTAAAAGTCTGGGCAAGGAATATTTCAATGACGCATGGCTACAAACCCGGCTTAAACCCCATTACCTGCCACAGGATGTTCAGGCTACTTTGCTGGCCTTTACCGCGATGACTGTCGCTGCCAGCATCAGAGCACAGGCGATAACACCAAACCAGGTGTTGATTTGCGGCGGCGGCGCCCATAATGATCAGTTGTTAAGGGTGTTGCAGCAGCAGCTTCCGGAAATCACGATACAGAGTACCGCAAACATCGGCATTAATCCTGATTTTATTGAAGCGCAACTGTTTGCCTGGCTGGCAGAAAAGGCCTTAAGCGGCACCCCGCTGGACTTAAGCCAGGTAACAGGCGCCAAAGGCCGGGCAGTACTGGGCGCCATCTATGCAGCGGGGATTGACAAACGAATTTCCGTTGAGGTGTAA
- a CDS encoding MFS transporter has protein sequence MSTRKLDFQQHSQFSAYVVFLLSATFYLYEFVLQVAPGVMAESMMQTFQVSAAGFGIVSAFYFYAYAPMQLPAGVLFDRYGPRKLMTYALILCALGSFFFASTDSLFTASLGRFLIGIGSAFSFIGVLVLISRWFPPQQFAVLAGIAQLMSSVGAMFGEMPLAALIEAVGWRNASFILAAVGFLLAALIWFIIRDYPHQPTQTPPKRAFIDEWKRLLSVWRQSYTWYTGAYACTIWTPIAVFAALWGVPYLQQKFQISVIAASGLCSMIWLGIGVGSPLLGWVSDRIASRRMALGLSSVFGLVATLFLLYVPNVSLGEMYFILFMLGMGAGGQTVSFAVIKDNNPPELVGTASGFNNLSVLIGGAVFQPLVGVFLHQSEGWYKVNGVPVYTVASYNKALLVMPCCFLLSLVITLFFLKESHPGRHG, from the coding sequence TTGAGTACACGTAAGTTAGATTTTCAACAGCACAGCCAGTTCAGTGCGTATGTCGTTTTTTTATTGTCCGCTACATTCTATCTGTATGAATTCGTTCTGCAGGTGGCGCCCGGCGTCATGGCGGAATCCATGATGCAAACCTTCCAAGTCAGCGCCGCCGGTTTTGGTATTGTGTCCGCCTTTTATTTTTATGCCTATGCACCCATGCAATTGCCAGCCGGCGTGCTGTTTGATCGCTACGGCCCTCGCAAATTAATGACCTATGCCTTGATTCTGTGTGCCCTGGGTTCATTCTTTTTTGCCTCAACGGACAGCCTGTTTACTGCGTCTCTGGGGCGTTTTCTTATCGGCATCGGTTCGGCCTTTTCCTTCATCGGTGTACTTGTCCTGATTTCCAGATGGTTTCCGCCGCAGCAGTTTGCCGTGCTGGCAGGCATCGCTCAATTAATGAGCTCTGTGGGCGCCATGTTTGGTGAAATGCCATTGGCGGCCTTGATCGAAGCCGTGGGTTGGCGTAATGCCAGTTTTATTCTCGCGGCGGTTGGCTTTCTTCTGGCAGCCTTGATCTGGTTTATTATTCGGGATTATCCCCATCAACCGACGCAAACCCCACCAAAAAGGGCTTTTATTGATGAATGGAAGCGTTTGCTCAGTGTCTGGCGTCAATCCTACACCTGGTATACAGGCGCCTATGCCTGCACCATCTGGACGCCCATTGCGGTGTTTGCCGCCTTATGGGGTGTGCCTTATTTACAGCAAAAATTCCAGATAAGCGTTATTGCTGCTTCCGGTTTATGCAGCATGATCTGGTTGGGTATTGGCGTCGGCAGCCCACTCCTGGGGTGGGTCAGTGATCGCATTGCCAGCCGCCGGATGGCTTTAGGCTTAAGTTCAGTTTTTGGCCTGGTGGCTACCCTGTTTCTTCTGTATGTTCCCAATGTTTCTCTGGGGGAAATGTATTTTATCCTGTTTATGCTTGGCATGGGTGCGGGTGGGCAAACGGTCAGTTTTGCCGTGATTAAAGACAATAATCCCCCCGAACTGGTGGGCACGGCCTCCGGCTTTAATAATTTATCCGTGTTAATCGGCGGTGCCGTGTTTCAGCCATTGGTCGGGGTGTTTCTCCACCAAAGCGAGGGCTGGTATAAGGTAAATGGTGTTCCTGTCTACACCGTCGCCAGCTATAACAAAGCCCTGCTGGTCATGCCCTGCTGTTTCCTGCTCAGTCTTGTCATCACGCTTTTCTTTCTTAAAGAGTCGCATCCTGGGCGTCATGGCTAA
- a CDS encoding squalene/phytoene synthase family protein: MNEIMQKNEAFLLEESQSFSVPILQLRSPLKVPILCQYNLNKLLDIIEDSSDLNPHEKCERLDALLMSLSQAKPDESLLESILALPDEETKKFHYYPWVMMLYNRLYDHEKTLCLHYCTAMKDGMKKYLHTPIDDVAAMNDYCYYSAGIVGEFLTSLLFYTYRLSEGEAYLMALSRHVGLLLQKTNNLRDYYEDTFILKKNRWPKSITASHSPLQSLNILCKDALVNDALPAIRYLEALPYCDSQFENFVRFVLYLSISHVVKMIDNPAVLKETKFKLPSSYVFSLYKKISRKSRANCTRELYSLCQHSMERFADLNL, from the coding sequence ATGAATGAAATAATGCAAAAAAACGAAGCTTTTCTTCTGGAAGAATCGCAAAGTTTTTCTGTGCCAATTCTTCAGCTACGTTCCCCTTTAAAAGTCCCTATTCTCTGCCAATACAATCTGAACAAGCTTCTCGATATCATTGAAGATTCCAGCGATTTAAATCCCCATGAGAAATGCGAGCGTCTGGACGCCCTTTTAATGAGTCTATCACAGGCCAAGCCGGATGAGTCGTTGCTTGAGTCTATTCTGGCTCTACCTGATGAGGAAACTAAAAAATTTCATTATTACCCTTGGGTGATGATGTTGTACAACCGCCTGTATGATCATGAAAAAACATTATGCCTCCATTACTGTACAGCGATGAAAGACGGGATGAAGAAATACTTGCACACGCCCATCGATGATGTGGCGGCTATGAATGACTACTGTTATTACTCCGCCGGGATCGTGGGTGAGTTTTTAACCAGCCTGTTGTTTTATACTTATCGCTTGAGCGAGGGGGAGGCTTATCTGATGGCCTTAAGCAGGCACGTGGGATTATTATTACAAAAAACCAATAATTTACGTGATTATTATGAAGACACGTTTATTTTAAAAAAAAACCGCTGGCCCAAGAGCATCACCGCAAGCCATTCTCCTCTGCAGTCATTAAATATTCTATGCAAGGATGCCCTGGTTAACGATGCGCTTCCAGCCATTCGTTATCTGGAGGCTTTGCCATACTGCGACAGCCAATTTGAAAATTTTGTGCGTTTTGTGCTCTATCTGTCGATCAGCCATGTGGTGAAGATGATTGATAATCCGGCTGTTTTAAAAGAGACAAAATTCAAACTGCCGTCATCTTATGTCTTTTCTTTGTACAAAAAAATTTCGCGAAAATCCCGGGCAAACTGCACCCGGGAACTTTATTCATTGTGTCAACACAGCATGGAGAGGTTTGCCGATCTCAATCTGTAG
- a CDS encoding glycosyltransferase, which yields MSDKYHYSIVIPAHNEEAFLPATLDSVQMAIHTLHAYRGEVIVVDNDSTDKTAALAKSFGARVLFEPVRNIARVRNSGARGAFGDVLIFIDADTLMSEEMLHTSVSILLHPEIIAGSFLLKPDREISWLAQCLFFVWNQYAQWCTRCAGSFVFCKKDAFLAVGGFDEEYYVTEDISLSIALKRYAAKQGKQVVIYKKYVTMCLRKLEQFPVSTHLIVDFLSGLFFRSQYKQKKNCKYWY from the coding sequence ATGTCGGATAAATATCACTACAGTATTGTCATTCCTGCCCATAATGAAGAGGCTTTTTTGCCGGCTACGCTTGATTCTGTCCAGATGGCTATACATACCCTTCATGCTTATCGGGGTGAAGTGATTGTTGTGGATAATGATTCCACAGATAAGACAGCGGCGCTTGCGAAAAGTTTTGGAGCACGGGTACTTTTCGAGCCTGTACGTAATATAGCGCGGGTACGAAACAGCGGTGCTCGCGGTGCGTTTGGCGATGTGTTGATTTTTATCGATGCGGATACGTTGATGAGCGAGGAAATGCTTCATACCAGTGTAAGTATTCTGCTGCACCCCGAGATCATAGCCGGCTCTTTCTTGCTTAAACCGGATAGGGAAATTTCCTGGCTGGCCCAATGTCTTTTTTTCGTTTGGAATCAGTATGCCCAATGGTGCACGCGCTGTGCCGGCTCATTTGTATTTTGTAAAAAAGATGCTTTTTTAGCCGTTGGCGGTTTTGATGAGGAGTATTATGTGACAGAAGACATCAGCCTCTCCATTGCGTTAAAGCGGTATGCAGCAAAACAGGGTAAACAGGTCGTTATTTATAAAAAATACGTCACGATGTGCTTGCGCAAATTGGAACAGTTCCCTGTTTCTACCCATTTGATAGTTGATTTCCTTTCCGGATTGTTTTTTAGATCCCAATATAAGCAGAAAAAAAACTGCAAGTATTGGTATTAG